TTAGTACTGCTAATATTGACTCTCTCTGCCCCCCAGAGCTCCCCACCGTTTATTTCTGTGAGGTATTTTAACTTGCCCTTTGCCGATGGTGATGAGCTGTATGAGTTCCAAGTGAAGATCAGGATGAATGAGTTCTGTGGCGCCTCTGACTACTGGAGTGACTGGAGCCAGCCTGTGTACTGGGGGAGCAATGCCACCGCTAAAGGTACGTCTGAACAGCAAAGCCTGTATCAGCACAGTTTATCGTGCTGGCCGGGCTGAATGGGTTATGGACAGTAACACAGGATTTCCTGATCAGAGCTTCGACTAAACCTAACTCTGGATTTCTGGTGTGAAATGTCTGATTTGCTATGCAGTTTGTGTTTTAAGTATGGTATGCGCTGCTTACTAAGTGGAGAGTGTTGTTTTAGCCGTGTGCAGAAgaggaaataaggctcccattgcataacagtgaGAATTTggcaaaatgtataaatatataaggTTGGGATGGTACAGTTTTGTTTGCAGTTAGTTCTGCATGTAATCCTTGCATCCTTCCCACGAGAAATGTTGCGCTTAACCACGAACAGAACAGTCCAGGAGCACAGTACTCTGTTTTTCACCTCCAATGCACGAGGCAGCGAAGGGCAGTGTAATAGTATAGTGTGCGCTGACAGAGTGCTCTTCTTGCACCCCCACCAAAAAAAGAGAAGTGATTATAAGAAACATCCGCAGGGGTACCAGGGATGACGAGCACTGATACTGAGGTTCTCTGTTTTGTCTTCTTGGGCTGTCTCTTGACCCCTCAAACACAGGCATTAACCGTCTTGACAAGAGCTTCGACCCCTCTGTGGTCATCTATCCCATCGTGGGCTCGGCTGTTCTGTTCATCCTCGCCTTCTGTCTGATCCACAATGAACGGTAGGGCATGCTCTGCAACGCAGCCCCCTGGCTCAGTCTCTGCTAGGGGTGTAACTATACTCTTAATGACCGCTTACTCTTGTGCTTTTGGTCTTATGTCACAATACAAACGATACAGACCTCTGTTATAATCCAAtagatcatgtaaagaaagtatgtTGATTCATGAATGCACAATGAATGGTGAAGCCCATGCCCCGGACTCTGCCTCTCTACAGTGGGGGTTCAGTCTCTTTCTCAGGCCCCTGGCTTGGTCCCTGACTCTGCTTTCTGCCCCACAGGCTGCGCATCATCCTGGTGCCCGTCATCCCCAACCCTGGGAAGAATTTCGAGGAACTCTTCAACAGCTACGATGGGAACTTCCAGGTACGGAGCTGGCTGTGTGAAGAGGCCAGGACCTATTGATGTAGCCTGGTGATCTAACTACTGTATCTAATCATCTTTctttccctctccttctccccatCACCCCCTTCTCAACTCCGTGTCCTCTCTTTTatctctcgctccctctcccaTCCTGTATCTacctccccccttccccctctctgCAGGAGTGGCTCCATGTTTCCAAGGACATCGTGGACGGATTCAAGCCTAACTTCTCCGAGCCGGTGTGCACAGTGAGGGAGCAGGCGGGGAGCGTGTCTGACAGCTGCGGGGGCCCGGGGGGGTCCGTGAGATCCGACTGCTCTCTCCTCATCCCTGGAGACGACCCCGACTGCGTCTCCACCAGCAGCGCCTCATCCAGCTCCACCCTGCCGCCCCCCCCCTACGAGGTGTAACCAGGGCCCCCCAACCGGCCACTGCTCAACCATTCACACATGCGAGCTACCATCTGGTCATTGCAGATCAACAAGCCTCATATCCGTGTACATTTCGTGTACAATTGtaatttgattaacttgttttcaCTGGTTGTGTTCATTTGAATTTGTGTGTTTTAACCTTCTTAACCAGCGCGCTCTTGAAAAAGGGAAGACTGACACGTCTTTGGAATGCAGGTGGAGTCTGTGATGAAACCCGGACTGGAGCTTCCCTCAGGGATCAGGGCTGAGTAGCTCAGGAGGTACAGGCCACTGTCCTCACACGGTTTGTGTTACTCAGAAAATGAAGGGAAATCACTATAGAGCATTTCCTTGCTGCTGTCTACATTCTGCTCAGTTTATGAATATTATGTTGTTTGctgccaaaaaaatatatatggtttTAGGGTTTCATCTtcttgtgtgtttaatgtgtcGTTATATGTAGGGTGTATGGTGAACGCAGTTATTAATTCAGAATGTGTAGCGCTCCGTATCCTTTGtgcaaatacacatatatatgtttagattttgtaaaagctgcagaatcaaataaaacattcttttttaaacaaaagttctGCTGACTTGTTTTTTTGCATCCCAGCTTTGGTGATAAAGGCAGCGGACAGTGATGTCATCGGTGTCATTGTAGACGAGGTCTTTGTCGCTTGGCCACTTTACAAACAGATTGACATGAAAGCTGACAAGTTAAAGAGCAACACTTTGCAACAGCACTCTAGAAATACCACCTGTGATCATTGCACTGCTGCTCAATGTACTTCCAGTCTTTGGAAAGCCTGTGCAAAGCATGCAATATCTCCAGAGGTACCCCTAAACCTTTCGACTGATTCTGGCTTCGTAACCCCTCTATCTATGGCCATGAAAAGAGGGGAGTCTCAAGTCTTTTGGTTCTGTTTCTTCCATGTGCACGTAGACAGGAAGCAGCTATCGGCCCTTCTTTCCACAGGAAGCAGCGGCCATGGGCAGCAGCTCTGAGACGTTTatttacagctgtgtgtgtgcgtgtgcgtgcgcatgtgtgtgtgtgcgcaagtgCTACTTCATTTATAAAGTTTTGCTACAGCAAGCATTTACaggattaatgaaaaaaaaaactgaagacaaTAGCCATGATGACATCATATCCTGTCTAACAGCAGCTGATTATGACTTTGCGACGTGCCCCcagacacacagcagcacacacactggcactcactcactcacctgAGTCTGCGCACCTGGTctgacgcgcacacacacactcctgcatGCAGCTCCTGTTCTCCTCACAGCATGTTCATCTGCATTAAACATGGAGGTAAGGAATACCAAGGTGTTATTGTAGTCTAGTTTCTCCAACCCTCTCTTCTGCTTCTGTAGCACATCACTGTcattattgttagtattattatgaGTAATAGTAGTACTATTaaggagtaataataataagctgtTTTCACTCCTCTCCCTGTCCCTAATGTATTTGAGTTTGGTCTCTTTAGACAGGGAGCAGTTCTTGGCAAACACCTGCTGCCCCCTGATTCTGCTGCTGCAGTACCTGAAGCATAAGCTGGAGCTGCCAAAGACAGGTGAGACCCATCTGGGCAGGGCTTCACCCACACCACTGAAACTGGGTGTAAACAGGGGCCCCGCTGGCTGCTGGGAAGGGCCTGTAGAATCAGTGCTTCTCCTGACTCTGCCGGTCGGGTGCTCTTGTGGTTTAGCGGTGTgcgagagagatggagagggcAGCATTCACAGAGGCTGTGAGCCGAGTGGGTGTCGTGTGTTAACGCTTGCGTTGTTTAGCAACACCACGAAGCCCTTTGATCTTTAAATAGAAGTGTAGAGTGCAGGGCTGGGCTTCCTGCCCTCTGGTCACCTGCGCCCCAGCTCTGCCTGTTTCTGATCCCCAATCTTAATCTTGTGCTTTATTAATCCCTCACTTAATTCTCATGTACAGCAATTGCTCGGATATGCAGGCCTCTGGCTGGGAGAACAATGCTGCGTGTCTCTACTTGGTGTCCTTGCGTTTCAGATCTGATTGACCTGTGTGATGAGAAGGGGATTCTGAAGCTGCTCTTCCTCTATAGAAACCCTCTGGAGAGCGCCAGCCGACTGCTCTACGCCCGGGGCACTTACATCGTGTGCCGAGTCAACCGTAAGGGGGGTACCCCAAACCAAACCTGTACCCCCTTTGAAGCGACTTGGGGGCTACACTCGAGGAGACCATCCCTCAATATAACTCCTTATTGATAGATTTTAAATATACTGATATTGTGAAGGTCAAATTGGTCCTTTCTTTATTATGAAttccaaatcctttttttttcggTTTTGTAAACTCACCTCGCAGCATGCtgcgtgtttattattattattattattattattattatatatttttttttgataatgagATAATGAGGCGGTACAAATAGATGTACGTTTTTGTTCCAGGCTGCACTGCTGGGACGAGGGGGAGTACTTATTTTTTCTTGAtggttctgtttgatttttaGAGAACAAACCCGTCAGAGGCTACACATCCATCACTCCAATCCTGACCAGCCCCGAGACAGAAATGCAAGGTACTGCACGATCACCTGTTTGTGAAAGAGAGGGCGTACCCCGGGGTTCTCAGTATGGATTTACAAATCTCTCTTAAATCAAGCAGTGCTTTTCAAAATTGATAATAAACTAATACGCCCTCTCCCAATTAACTGAAATGCGGTTTCACGAACTGCAGGATTTACTGAATGAGTCAAAATGAGCATATAGTTCCTGCATATTTAAAATTCATGACTctataaaaactataaaacagttTCTCTCTTCGATGGTCTCATTGGCAACAAAGCTTGCAGAGTGAGTCTATGTGAAGGAGGGAGACGAGCCCGCTGTACtgcactgccccctagtgtataGCACTGGAACTTCTTATAGTTTCTGTGGTGCAGCGCGCCTAGGCAGTAGTTTCAGCCCATAGCAGTGTCTGTAATCCTGTCTTGTCTGTGTCTTTTATTATAGTGCACAAGGTATAGTGGGTTGTGATTTTTGAAACTACTGCAAAATGTTAGCACTTCCAGAACCTCTCATGTTACACCCCCTAGACTCCCTTGTCTGCACTTGATCACAGCCTGACTGCTTACTGGCACAAGAGTGAGCTGAAATTCACCTGCTACCCCAGAATCATCACAGTGCTTACTGAGGTGCTAGGAGTGACATCGCTTCTGAATCCTATCTctgtgcctgtgtttgtgttgtgtgtttgtctttgtgtctgtgttgtatcTGTTTATCTGTGTTATGTCTTTGCTGCTTGTGTTGTGTGCCTGTATTATTTCTCTGTGTGgtctttgttgtttgtgtttgtgttgtgtctttgctgtgtgtgtgtgtgtatgtttgcaaCCTGCCTGTGTCGTTGGGTCTATGCATCTGTGTTGTGTCAGAGCTGCTGCAGGCCCAGGTGGGGAATCTGGAGAAGGCCCGTCTGAAGCAGCACCAGGCCCGGGTCCAGGAGGAGAGGAGGCTGCAGCTGGCGAGCGACGGCGCTATGCCCGGTGCCCAATCCAGCTCTGCGGTAAGCttcaaaccacaaacacagctcGCTTTCAATTCAAACCAACCAAGACGCTGAGTCTGTTAGAGCTTCCGGCTTTTCAAGGGCGCTGACCTGAATTCCCTGTGTCTCTCAGGTGAAAGGCAAAGCAGGAGGGAAAGCCGTGCATGTGAACTTAGAAACCCTGGATGAGGAGCCCTTGAGGAAGACTGTGGGGAAGAAGTCGCTGAAGGGATAATTCTAAtcataataaaatacagcagtCACTTAAGAGGGTCCTGTGCTAGTTTCTGCATTGGTTACAGACCGACCGACTAACTGGAATCTGTGCTTTTTAATGGTTATAAATGTGATCTAGCTTAAGGAATACATTCCTATTGCaactacaaatgaaaaataacagcAGCGTGTTTTAACTGGCTGGaatctcaaagctctttactccaaatagaggtttttgtttagttttttcagaaAAGGGGAAATCGCACCCAATAAAGTCACCCGATCAGAAAAAAGACACTGATGCATGCAATGCCAGGGCTGGGAAGGGTTCTTAAGCTGTTGTCTGATCTGTTCTAATTGTAAATGTGTTGCACTAATGCCATATAAACGTCTTTGAGAAATCCAGCCCGTTGTCTTGTGCTGAAAATGCATGTATTCCTCCCGGTGATGTGGGAGGGACGCACTCATCCAATCGGCCAATGGCAGGCTCTTCTGTTGGCTCATCCAATCACAGAGTCTTCAAACAGCAAGAGCCAACCAATTAAAAGCAGAAGTGCAGCTGGACCCGATACCACTGTGGATCCACCTGCTGACCAGAGTGGAAGAGAGTCAGCCTCTACACAGCCTGGACCCTGTGTGCTCTCAGAATGACAGAGCCCTGCAGAGTGGAagagagtcagtcagtgacagtgACACACAGCCTCTACACAGCCTGGACCCTGTGTGCTCTCAGAATGACAGAGCCCTGCAGAGTGGAagagagtcagtcagtgacagtgACACACAGCCTGAACCCTGTGTGCTCTCAGAATGACAGAGCCCTGCAGAGTGGAagagagtcagtcagtgacagtgACACACAGCCTGAACCCTGTGTGCTCTCAGAATGACAGAGCCCTGCAGAGTGGAagagagtcagtcagtgacagtgACACACAGCCTGGACCCTGTGTGCTCTCAGAATGACAGAGCCCTGCAGAGTGGAagagagtcagtcagtgacagtgACACACAGCCTGGACCCTGTGTGCTCTCAGAATGACAGAGCCCTGCAGAGTGGAagagagtcagtcagtgacagtgACACACAGCCTCTACACAGCCTGGACCCTGTGTGCTCTCAGAATGACAGAGCCCTGCAGAGTGGAagagagtcagtcagtgacagtgACACACAGCCTCTACACAGCCTGGACAATGTGTGCTCTCAGAATGACAGAGCCCTGCAGAGTGGAagagagtcagtcagtgacagtgACACACAGCCTCTACACAGCCTGGACCCTGTGTGCTCTCAGAATGACAGAGCCCTGCAGAGTGGAagagagtcagtcagtgacagtgACACACAGCCTGGACCCTGTGTGCTCTCAGAATGACAGAGCCCTGCAGAGTGGAagagagtcagtcagtgacagtgACACACAGCCTGAACCCTGTGTGCTCTCAGAATGACAGAGCCCTGCAGAGTGGAagagagtcagtcagtgacagtgACACACAGCCTCTACACAGCCTGGACCCTGTGTGCTCTCAGAATGACAGAGCCCTGCAGAGTGGAagagagtcagtcagtgacagtgACACACAGCCTCTACACAGCCTGGACCCTGTGTGCTCTCAGAATGACAGAGCCCTGCAGAGTGGAagagagtcagtcagtgacagtgACACACAGCCTGGACCCTGTGTGCTCTCAGAATGACAGAGCCCTGCAGAGTGGAagagagtcagtcagtgacagtgACACACAGCCTCTACACAGCCTGGACAATGTGTGCTCTCAGAATGACAGAGCCCTGCAGAGTGGAagagagtcagtcagtgacagtgACACACAGCCTCTACACAGCCTGGACCCTGTGTGCTCTCAGAATGACAGAGCCCTGCAGAGTGGAagagagtcagtcagtgacagtgACACACAGCCTCTACACAGCCTGGAACCTGTGTGCTCTCAGAATGACAGAGCCCTGCAGAGTGGAAGAGAGTCAGTCAGTGTGCAATTCTAcaagaaacacatgctacagcaaacagggatttccattttaaaacagggaATCTGGACTGATGTTTATTTATACAGGCTTTGCTGTTCAGACGTACCTTTAGCGGTGGCATTGCTCCCCCAGTACAAAGGCTGGCTCCAGTCACTCCAGTAGTCAGAGGCGCATATTGACAAATCTCAATGTTTGAAGGAGCCAATGCTTCTGAAGCTCTTGCACTTCAATCTGATTAAAAACCAGCCAGGTTCCACGTGGCCTGCATGCAGAATACACAGAGGAAGCCTGAATCCAACTGGACTGTGCACAGCAGCAGGGCTATTACTGCTCTTCCATCAAGACTGGTGCTGGGTGAGGCCACCAAACCCATCTCAATTTGCCCCAAGCCTAGATCAAACCCAGCTCCTGATGCGCCAGACCAGTAGAAGTCACTATGCATGTAAACtgacagattttatttaaattcatcaatgtgcaataaaaataagaatCGGCATGGATCCCTCATGTTTATTATTGCAATGCTCTTCGGTAAGTATAGAAAGTGCATGAACCTCCAATACCATCAAGCTCCTATAAGAAGTGTATCGTCACACTCCTACTCTTCTGCACTTAGTAAAGGCGCTGCTCCTTACCTGCCAGGCAGAGTCAGTGCTACCTCACTATGGACTCCAGGCAATGGGATTTGCTCATGCTGGTGTTCCAGTACAGATACAGaccattgctgctgctgttgaccACGGTTAGGTTTACTGGTGAGTACAGcttcactgagacacagacagagagagaaaacaacaAGCATTAGCAAACAGAGAagcgaggtgcttgtaatcacagcctctgacagtgtgatcagcgaggtgcttgtaatcacagcctctgacagtgtgatcggcgaggtgcttgtaatcacagcctctgacagtgtgatcagcgaggtgcttgtaatcacagcctctgacagtgtgatcagcgaggtgcttgtaatcacagcctctgacagtgtgatcagcgaggtgcttgtaatcacagcctctgacagtgtgatcagcgaggtgcttgtaatcacagcctctgatAGTGTGATCAGCGAGGTGCTTGTAATCGCAGCCTCCGACAGTGTGATctgcttgtaatcacagcctctgacagtgtgatcagcgaggtgcttgtaatcacagcagcctctgacagtgtgatcagcgaggtgcttgtaatcacagcctctgacagtgtgatcagcgaggtgcttgtaatcacagcctctgacagtgtgatcagcgaggtgcttgtaatcacagcctctgacagtgtgatcagcgaggtgcttgtaatcacagcctctgacagtgtgatcagcaaggtgcttgtaatcacagcctctgacagtgtgatcagcgaggtgcttgtaatcacagcctctgacagtgtgatcggcgaggtgcttgtaatcacagcctctgacagtgtgatcagcgaggtgcttgtaatcacagcctctgacagtgtgatcagcgaggtgcttgtaatcacagcctctgacagtgtgatcagtgttgtaatcacagcctctgacagtgtgatctgcttgtaatcacagcctctgagCACAGctgcttgtaatcacagcctctgacagtgtgatcagcgaggtgcttgtaatcacagcctctgacagtgtgatcagcgaGGTGCTTGTAATCGCAGCCTCCGACAGTGTGATCAGCGAGGTGCTTGTAATCcctctgacagtgtgatcagcgaggtgcttgtaatcacagcctctgacagtgtgatcgGCAAGGTGtttgtaatcacagcctctgacagtgtgatcggcaaggtgcttgtaatcacagcctctgacagtgtgatcagcgaggtgcttgtaatcacagcctctgacagtgtgatcagcaaggtgcttgtaatcacagcctctgacagtgtgatcagcgaggtgcttgtaatcacagcctctgacagtgtgatcagcgaggtgcttgtaatcacagcctctgacagtgtgatcagcgaggtgcttgtaatcacagcctctgacagtgtgatcagcgaggtgcttgtaatcacagcctccGACAGCAGCGAGATGCTTgaatcacagcctctgacagtgtgatcagcaaggtgcttgtaatcacagcctctgacagtgtgatcagcgaggtgcttgtaatcacagcctctgacagtgtgatcagcgaggtgcttgtaatcacagcctctgacagtgtgatcagcgaggtgcttgtaatcacagcctccgacagtgtgatcagcgaggtgcttgtaatcacagcctctgacagtgtgatcagcacggtgcttgtaatcacagcctccGACAGTGTGATCAGCGAGATGCTTGTAATCgcagcctctgacagtgtgatcagcgaggtgcttgtaatcacagcctctgacacACTGGGTAGTTAGACAATGGCTATGGTACCTAATGGTTT
This window of the Polyodon spathula isolate WHYD16114869_AA chromosome 7, ASM1765450v1, whole genome shotgun sequence genome carries:
- the c7hxorf65 gene encoding uncharacterized protein CXorf65 homolog; its protein translation is MFICIKHGDREQFLANTCCPLILLLQYLKHKLELPKTDLIDLCDEKGILKLLFLYRNPLESASRLLYARGTYIVCRVNQNKPVRGYTSITPILTSPETEMQELLQAQVGNLEKARLKQHQARVQEERRLQLASDGAMPGAQSSSAVKGKAGGKAVHVNLETLDEEPLRKTVGKKSLKG
- the LOC121318888 gene encoding cytokine receptor common subunit gamma-like, which codes for MEWAAAVILTVLLLRGFECSSEASPGVRCLIHDEDYTECTWKKTGRPDHNYTFQSRYRTGTEYAECPSYTQVEGYNVGCRLEYSPNIRFGTFQVQLSSANNTAIWNKDIHLKPLVKLYSPVNLTVVNSSSNGLYLYWNTSMSKSNCLESIVRYRSSTDSAWQSSPPFISVRYFNLPFADGDELYEFQVKIRMNEFCGASDYWSDWSQPVYWGSNATAKGINRLDKSFDPSVVIYPIVGSAVLFILAFCLIHNERLRIILVPVIPNPGKNFEELFNSYDGNFQEWLHVSKDIVDGFKPNFSEPVCTVREQAGSVSDSCGGPGGSVRSDCSLLIPGDDPDCVSTSSASSSSTLPPPPYEV